The Pseudomonas sp. Marseille-Q3773 DNA window CCAGTGGCCGTAGCGATAGGCCGATCCATGACCTCGGGCTGGCGGTAGAGCGTGTGCGCGCAGCTGTGCACGCCGCGCGCAGCCTGCCGTTCCCGTTCACCCTGTGCGCGCGGGCCGAGAACCTGTTGCACGGCCGCCTGGACCTGGACGACACCATCCGGCGGCTGCAGGCCTATGCCGAAGCCGGCGCCGATGTGCTCTATGCGCCGGGGCTACGTACTGTCGAGGAAATCCGTGCGGTGGTGCAAGCCGTTGCGCCGCGGCCAGTCAACGTGCTGATGGGCATGCCAGGCGTGTCATTGAGCGTCAACCAGCTGCAGGACCTCGGTGTACGCCGTATCAGTGTCGGCTCGTCGCTGGCCCGCGCCGCGCTGGGGGCTTTCCACCGGGCCGCGCTGGAAATTCGCGAAGAGGGCACGTTCGGCTACGCTGAGCAGGCTTTGCCGTTCGCCCAGCTCAACGAGCTGTTCCGCCGCTGATGCGGGTCGTGCCGACGCTGCTGGTCGGCCTGCTGGCACTGGCCGGCCTGGCCTGGCACTTCGGCTGGCGGCCGCCGCCGGTATGGAACCCCTGGGCTCCGCTGGACGTCCGTCAGCCGCCCAACCTGCTCACCCCATACAAGCTGTCACGCCTGCGGGATGACCCGCTACTGTGTCGCCAGGCGCTGGAAACCAGCCGCCTGC harbors:
- a CDS encoding isocitrate lyase/phosphoenolpyruvate mutase family protein → MDVQTLRAEAFKALHERDSAFVIPNPWDAGSAKLLASLGFEALATTSAGLAFSLGRPDAEGALSLDDTLGNAGAIVDATALPVAADLENGFGDLPEDCAQAILRAAEVGLVGGSIEDASGRSDRPIHDLGLAVERVRAAVHAARSLPFPFTLCARAENLLHGRLDLDDTIRRLQAYAEAGADVLYAPGLRTVEEIRAVVQAVAPRPVNVLMGMPGVSLSVNQLQDLGVRRISVGSSLARAALGAFHRAALEIREEGTFGYAEQALPFAQLNELFRR